In the Salinisphaera sp. T31B1 genome, one interval contains:
- a CDS encoding aspartyl/asparaginyl beta-hydroxylase domain-containing protein, translated as MATQADTTANKRRKMVKRFGKKLFRGTLMDFLSKQSRVPDEPVLANSHFPWAEQLRAQWPVIRDELEALLERRNALPSFQDISPDQKRISTDDQWKTFMLYAFGTRMDFGCEMCPQTAAALEQVPSLSNAFFSILGPGKHIPRHRGVTKGLVRCHIGLRVPSGPGRCLIQVDDVDCVWEEGGMFFFDDTYPHEVWNETDGERAVLLFDIERPMGMPGRMVSRAMIAALRRTAYFRDALANQRAWEARYRQAMG; from the coding sequence ATGGCAACCCAGGCAGATACCACGGCCAACAAGCGCCGCAAGATGGTCAAGCGTTTCGGCAAGAAGCTGTTTCGCGGCACCCTGATGGACTTTCTGTCCAAGCAGTCGCGCGTGCCGGATGAGCCGGTGCTGGCCAACAGCCATTTTCCCTGGGCCGAACAACTGCGTGCCCAGTGGCCGGTGATCCGCGACGAATTGGAGGCTCTGCTGGAACGCCGTAACGCGCTGCCGAGTTTCCAGGACATCAGCCCCGATCAGAAACGCATTTCCACCGACGATCAGTGGAAAACGTTCATGCTCTACGCCTTCGGCACGCGTATGGACTTCGGCTGCGAGATGTGTCCGCAAACCGCGGCCGCGCTCGAACAGGTGCCGTCGCTGTCGAACGCGTTCTTCTCCATTCTCGGCCCGGGCAAGCATATTCCTCGACACCGGGGTGTTACCAAGGGCCTGGTCCGGTGCCATATCGGTTTGCGCGTGCCCAGCGGGCCCGGCCGCTGCCTGATCCAGGTCGACGACGTCGACTGTGTATGGGAGGAGGGCGGCATGTTCTTCTTCGACGACACCTATCCGCACGAGGTGTGGAACGAGACCGACGGCGAGCGTGCGGTGCTGTTGTTCGATATCGAACGCCCGATGGGCATGCCCGGCCGTATGGTGTCGCGCGCGATGATCGCGGCGTTGCGACGCACCGCGTATTTCCGCGATGCACTGGCCAACCAGCGGGCCTGGGAAGCCCGCTATCGCCAGGCGATGGGCTAA
- a CDS encoding lysophospholipid acyltransferase family protein, with amino-acid sequence MPRFYFSSNRSHEVPSWQRQPIWLAEGAAVGTLLGVFRWLPMGSAMRLGARLGGLLARFSPRLDKVRSNLRVVFPRATSDELERITHASFRNVGVAMAELANLDRIWRQRRRRIEFCELPGAVTPSSARRTVFVTAHLGAWQLTPLLGREYGFTVPVIYAPEQNPYVDRQLMRLRRAFGSPLVSRDGGIRALMRSLDRGDSIGLTVDTRLDSGEPVMFFGEQAMTNTAPARLALRYDCDLVPVIAERVADARFRINIHPPIRARADAVNRNDKALDMSAQINALFEQWIARHPDQWLCLKRRWPKAVHRRHA; translated from the coding sequence ATGCCGCGATTCTATTTCTCGTCCAACCGCAGCCACGAGGTGCCGAGCTGGCAGCGCCAGCCCATCTGGCTGGCCGAAGGTGCGGCCGTCGGAACGCTGCTGGGCGTCTTCCGCTGGCTGCCGATGGGCAGCGCCATGCGCCTGGGCGCGCGTCTGGGTGGGCTGCTGGCCCGTTTTTCGCCGCGCCTCGACAAGGTGCGCAGTAATTTGCGGGTGGTGTTTCCGCGTGCGACATCCGATGAACTCGAGCGGATCACGCACGCGTCGTTCCGCAACGTAGGCGTGGCGATGGCCGAGCTGGCCAATCTCGACCGTATTTGGCGCCAGCGCCGCCGGCGTATCGAATTCTGTGAATTGCCCGGCGCGGTCACGCCGTCTTCGGCCCGCCGAACTGTTTTCGTGACGGCCCATCTGGGCGCCTGGCAGCTCACCCCGCTGCTCGGTCGCGAGTACGGGTTCACCGTGCCGGTGATCTATGCGCCGGAACAGAATCCGTATGTGGATCGCCAGCTCATGCGCCTGCGTCGGGCCTTCGGCAGCCCGCTGGTCTCGCGCGATGGCGGTATCCGGGCGCTGATGCGCTCTCTCGACCGCGGCGACTCCATCGGGCTGACCGTGGACACGCGTCTGGACAGTGGTGAACCGGTGATGTTCTTCGGCGAGCAGGCGATGACCAATACCGCCCCGGCGCGTCTGGCGCTGCGCTATGACTGCGACCTGGTGCCGGTGATCGCCGAGCGTGTGGCCGATGCACGGTTTAGAATCAATATTCATCCGCCGATCCGGGCCCGGGCCGATGCGGTCAATCGTAACGACAAGGCCCTGGACATGAGCGCCCAGATCAACGCGCTGTTCGAGCAATGGATCGCCCGGCATCCGGATCAGTGGCTGTGTCTCAAGCGCCGCTGGCCCAAGGCCGTGCATCGCCGGCATGCCTAG
- a CDS encoding ELM1/GtrOC1 family putative glycosyltransferase, with amino-acid sequence MAIRSRRVLTTFVQGDLRHACADQTGTYCIRLTPREGVVPSAKPPVRIFMGTEAVQFRAERAFVWSIERVRDPARTYEIHLMRDLAGFERRLWLTGFTNYRFVIPELAGGRGRAIYNDADQIYLSDPARLFDLEMGEAGVLSINDRDTSVMLIDCEKMRPLWNGAAARRTGNRELEKRMREAGLWADLDDAWNARDAEYVPDVSHVVHYTTIHSQPWRPTPQDYVYRANPAEAVWTRIDREADEAGFQLFGPEQPSPAFRQRAGGIHAEPEAAARRAEIQRLARDAAPESLLYCGGDEAGTRASVEAIVPRAARRIASIDFTALTDPVSSETVDMVAVDGLAQLPDLDIAWVLDALFARARRAISVHVSLDSSRHRSTPADQIWWYQQMAAAGARYPDRHWRLAVRWPRRLGKTRVWRWSGGALLSRRPRVWALLHYKTGHRSQALGVADALGWPFETRDLVREPLRYASALARERLGLGGPSLPGGLRPPWPEVVIASGWLPAVMARTINARNRGASRLILLGRRGGRVGESQDIGLVCRHFDLPPNPRELITTLPPNKVDDTRLAAARARWPNLYAPGVSPRIAWLVGGNSAQHELTPAMARRLAEQIRAATTAESGQLAVLTSRRTGADGVEAIREAVGRDTIFEPWNAHAGDANPYLGYLANADVLIVTGESESMLAEAVATGKPVYIVALPERAPGVRRRLADWVVGQANTDRFNARGSRRPQEGLQYLCARLVERRVFVPRRNMPQLHQALVNQGVARLFDGHLSPWTPPVWHETEWVAQRIRALLPAAGRSGSGAEGARPVSRALHG; translated from the coding sequence GTGGCCATTCGTTCCCGACGTGTCCTGACGACGTTCGTCCAGGGTGATCTGCGCCATGCATGCGCCGATCAGACCGGCACCTACTGTATTCGTCTGACCCCGCGCGAGGGTGTCGTGCCCAGCGCCAAACCGCCGGTCCGCATCTTCATGGGGACCGAGGCGGTACAGTTTCGTGCCGAGCGAGCCTTTGTCTGGTCGATCGAGCGGGTACGCGATCCGGCGCGTACCTACGAGATCCATCTCATGCGTGACCTGGCCGGTTTCGAGCGCCGACTCTGGCTGACCGGCTTCACGAACTATCGTTTCGTGATTCCCGAGCTCGCCGGCGGCCGGGGACGGGCGATCTACAACGACGCCGACCAGATTTATCTGAGCGATCCGGCCCGGCTGTTCGATCTGGAGATGGGCGAGGCCGGCGTGCTGTCGATCAACGATCGCGACACCTCGGTGATGCTGATCGACTGCGAGAAGATGCGGCCGCTGTGGAATGGCGCCGCGGCCCGGCGTACGGGTAACCGCGAACTGGAAAAGCGCATGCGCGAGGCCGGTCTGTGGGCCGATCTGGACGACGCCTGGAACGCGCGCGACGCAGAATATGTACCGGACGTGTCGCATGTCGTGCATTACACGACGATCCATAGCCAGCCCTGGCGGCCGACGCCGCAGGATTATGTCTACCGTGCAAACCCGGCCGAAGCGGTCTGGACACGGATCGACCGGGAGGCCGACGAGGCGGGCTTTCAGCTGTTCGGCCCCGAGCAACCGAGCCCGGCCTTCCGACAGCGGGCAGGCGGTATTCACGCCGAGCCGGAGGCCGCCGCACGTCGGGCCGAAATCCAGCGTCTGGCTCGCGATGCCGCGCCCGAGTCGTTGTTGTATTGCGGCGGCGACGAGGCCGGAACACGGGCCTCGGTCGAGGCGATCGTGCCGCGGGCAGCGCGCCGGATTGCGAGTATCGATTTCACCGCCTTGACCGATCCTGTCTCGAGCGAGACGGTCGATATGGTGGCCGTCGACGGGCTGGCCCAGCTGCCGGATCTGGATATCGCCTGGGTGCTTGATGCACTGTTTGCCCGGGCGCGTCGCGCGATTTCGGTCCATGTGAGCCTCGACAGCAGCCGCCACCGCAGCACGCCTGCCGATCAGATCTGGTGGTATCAGCAGATGGCCGCGGCCGGCGCACGCTATCCCGATCGGCACTGGCGCCTCGCGGTTCGCTGGCCGCGACGTCTGGGCAAGACCCGCGTGTGGCGGTGGTCGGGCGGGGCGCTGCTGAGCAGGCGTCCGCGGGTCTGGGCCCTGCTGCATTACAAGACCGGCCATCGCAGCCAGGCCCTGGGCGTGGCAGACGCGCTCGGCTGGCCGTTCGAGACCCGAGACCTGGTACGTGAACCGTTGCGCTACGCCAGCGCACTGGCGCGCGAGCGACTCGGTCTCGGCGGGCCGAGTCTGCCGGGCGGTCTGCGTCCGCCCTGGCCCGAGGTGGTGATTGCCTCCGGCTGGCTGCCTGCGGTCATGGCGCGCACCATCAATGCGCGCAATCGCGGTGCCAGCCGGCTGATTTTGCTCGGTCGGCGTGGGGGCCGGGTCGGTGAGAGCCAGGACATCGGCCTGGTCTGCCGACATTTCGATCTGCCGCCCAATCCGCGCGAGTTGATCACCACCTTGCCTCCGAACAAGGTCGACGACACACGGCTGGCTGCGGCTCGGGCGCGCTGGCCCAACCTGTATGCGCCCGGCGTGTCGCCACGTATAGCCTGGTTGGTCGGCGGCAATAGCGCTCAGCACGAACTCACGCCGGCCATGGCACGGCGTCTCGCGGAACAGATTCGCGCCGCCACAACGGCCGAATCGGGGCAGCTGGCAGTGCTGACCAGTCGCCGTACCGGCGCTGATGGCGTGGAGGCCATCCGCGAAGCGGTCGGCCGCGACACGATCTTCGAGCCCTGGAATGCCCATGCCGGCGATGCCAATCCCTATCTTGGCTATCTCGCCAACGCCGATGTCCTGATCGTGACCGGTGAGAGCGAATCGATGCTGGCCGAAGCGGTGGCGACCGGCAAACCGGTGTATATCGTCGCCCTGCCCGAAAGGGCGCCCGGCGTTCGCCGGCGTCTGGCCGATTGGGTGGTCGGCCAGGCCAATACGGATCGTTTCAACGCGCGCGGTTCGCGCCGGCCTCAGGAAGGGCTGCAATATCTGTGCGCGCGTCTGGTCGAGCGTCGGGTGTTCGTGCCCCGACGCAACATGCCCCAGCTACACCAGGCGTTGGTGAACCAGGGTGTGGCCCGGTTGTTCGATGGCCATCTGAGCCCCTGGACGCCGCCGGTCTGGCACGAAACCGAGTGGGTCGCCCAGCGTATCCGTGCGCTGCTGCCGGCGGCCGGGCGGAGCGGGTCTGGCGCCGAGGGCGCGCGTCCGGTGAGCCGTGCGCTTCATGGCTGA
- a CDS encoding mitochondrial fission ELM1 family protein, producing MADAASRPRVWVLLGEGAGGNAQMIALAEALGWAYETRQLAWNRLNHLPNPLIGARAFTLDRRRSDRLTPPWPDLVIAASRRSAPIARWIKRQSGGQTRLVHLLHTQMSLHAFDLVVTQAQFRVPAAPNVLRTTLPLNRISTARRAEAGRRWAARLAGLPRPWIAVLVGGNSSSYRLDARTAAELGEAANRQAAGLAGSLLITTSRRTPAASTDALMARIDVPHHLYRWRAEDADNPYAGYLALADRFIVTGDSASLPAEACATGRPVQLFEWAPRKRPRRLPALASRIHDRLVYAGWIKPRRDFAAFHATLRAQGLVDREPSARPADDLAVVVEAVQALMTGQDSRTANLSTRQPSDARS from the coding sequence ATGGCTGATGCCGCGAGCCGGCCCAGGGTATGGGTGTTGCTGGGTGAGGGCGCGGGCGGGAACGCCCAGATGATCGCGCTGGCCGAGGCGCTTGGCTGGGCCTACGAGACACGCCAGCTGGCCTGGAATCGGCTCAATCATCTGCCCAACCCGCTGATCGGCGCCCGCGCCTTCACGCTCGATCGTCGCCGCTCGGATCGTCTGACGCCGCCCTGGCCGGATCTGGTCATCGCGGCGTCGCGTCGGTCGGCACCGATCGCGCGGTGGATCAAGCGTCAGTCCGGCGGACAGACGCGACTGGTCCACCTGCTGCATACCCAGATGTCGTTACATGCGTTCGATCTGGTGGTCACTCAGGCCCAGTTTCGGGTGCCCGCTGCGCCCAACGTGCTCCGTACCACGCTGCCGCTCAATCGTATCTCCACGGCGCGGCGCGCCGAGGCCGGGCGACGTTGGGCCGCGCGTCTGGCCGGTCTGCCCCGGCCCTGGATCGCGGTGCTCGTGGGAGGCAACAGTTCCAGCTACCGGCTGGATGCACGCACTGCCGCGGAACTGGGCGAAGCCGCGAACCGACAGGCCGCCGGGCTCGCGGGCAGCCTGTTGATCACCACCAGCCGGCGTACGCCGGCGGCCTCGACGGATGCGCTGATGGCACGGATCGACGTACCCCACCATCTCTATCGATGGCGTGCCGAGGATGCGGACAACCCTTACGCTGGCTATCTTGCGCTGGCCGATCGCTTCATCGTCACCGGGGACAGCGCATCGCTACCGGCCGAGGCCTGTGCCACCGGCCGGCCGGTGCAGCTGTTCGAGTGGGCGCCGAGAAAACGACCGCGTCGGCTGCCGGCGTTGGCCAGCCGTATTCACGATCGCTTAGTCTATGCCGGCTGGATCAAACCGCGTCGCGATTTTGCTGCCTTTCATGCGACGCTGCGGGCACAGGGACTGGTCGACCGCGAGCCCTCGGCCCGGCCGGCCGACGATCTGGCCGTCGTGGTGGAGGCCGTGCAAGCCCTGATGACCGGCCAGGACAGCCGGACTGCGAATCTTTCAACCCGTCAACCGAGTGACGCTAGGTCATGA